A stretch of the Chanos chanos chromosome 1, fChaCha1.1, whole genome shotgun sequence genome encodes the following:
- the npy8br gene encoding neuropeptide Y receptor Y8b, protein MEEPQLNNSSPPWWEDSPWLGDICPTSLGGTTFLIIAYSAMLAVGLVGNTCLVLVITRQKEMRNVTNIFIANLSCSDILICLVCLPVTIIYTLMDRWILGEALCKVTPFIQCMSVTVSIFSMVLIALERHQLIIHPTGWKPVVGHSYLAVAVTWMVACFISLPFLSFNILTNTPFHNLSAPSNPFSDHYICIEQWPSNSQRLAYTTSLLIFQYCLPLVLILLCYLRIFLRLSRRKDMVERARDTRQKKTKGSKRINAMLASIVAVFALCWLPLNVFNTVFDWNHEAIPVCQHDAIFSACHLTAMASTCVNPIIYGFLNNNFKKELKALLYRCRCWGAPENYESFPLSTVSTGVTKGSILSNGSVSMNA, encoded by the coding sequence ATGGAGGAACCTCAGCTAAACAACAGCAGCCCGCCCTGGTGGGAAGATTCTCCCTGGCTGGGAGACATTTGTCCCACCTCCCTCGGCGGCACCACCTTCCTCATCATCGCCTACAGCGCTATGCTGGCCGTGGGTTTGGTGGGAAACACCTGCTTGGTGCTGGTGATCACCAGACAGAAGGAGATGCGTAACGTCACCAACATCTTCATCGCCAACCTGTCCTGCTCGGACATACTTATCTGCCTCGTGTGCCTGCCAGTCACCATCATCTACACGCTGATGGACCGTTGGATCCTGGGGGAGGCGCTCTGCAAGGTCACGCCGTTCATCCAGTGCATGTCCGTCACCGTCTCCATCTTCTCCATGGTCCTCATCGCCCTGGAGCGCCACCAGCTCATCATCCACCCCACGGGATGGAAACCCGTGGTGGGGCACTCTTACTTGGCGGTGGCCGTCACTTGGATGGTGGCCTGCTTCATCTCCTTGCCCTTCCTGTCCTTCAACATCCTGACCAACACGCCTTTTCACAACCTCAGCGCTCCCTCCAACCCTTTCAGCGATCACTACATCTGCATCGAACAGTGGCCGTCCAACAGTCAGCGGCTGGCTTACACCACCTCGCTGCTGATCTTCCAGTACTGCCTGCCCCTGGTTCTCATCCTGCTCTGCTACCTCAGGATCTTCCTGAGGCTCAGTCGGCGAAAGGACATGGTTGAGAGAGCCAGGGACACCAGGCAGAAAAAGACCAAAGGCTCCAAGAGGATCAACGCCATGCTGGCGTCCATCGTGGCCGTGTTCGCCCTCTGCTGGCTGCCGCTGAACGTCTTCAACACGGTGTTCGACTGGAACCACGAGGCCATCCCCGTGTGCCAGCACGATGCCATCTTCTCCGCCTGCCACCTGACGGCCATGGCGTCCACGTGCGTCAACCCCATTATTTACGGCTTTCTCAACAACAACTTCAAGAAGGAGCTCAAGGCGCTGCTGTACCGTTGCCGCTGCTGGGGGGCGCCAGAGAACTACGAGAGCTTCCCGCTGTCGACAGTCAGCACGGGGGTCACCAAGGGGTCAATCCTCAGCAACGGCTCGGTCAGCATGAACGCCTGA